In Mangifera indica cultivar Alphonso chromosome 1, CATAS_Mindica_2.1, whole genome shotgun sequence, a single genomic region encodes these proteins:
- the LOC123223244 gene encoding putative receptor protein kinase ZmPK1 yields the protein MGFQSLSFPKFPTFLVVLVSLLLCCETLKTQNLLRGGSSLSVEDASDVLTSPDKTFTCGFYGLGENAYWFSIWFTSSKDRTVVWTANRDRPVNGQGSKVTLRRNGVMILTDVDDSVIWTSNITSTGADRAELWDTGNLVLTNAHGTILWQSFDYPTDTLLPNQLFTKSTQLISRLGKGSYASGHFILYFDNDNVLRLMYDGPDISSVYWPDLDYNVFQNGRTTYNSTRIAFLDETGSFLSSDKWEFRAFDVGLGIKRRLTMDDDGNLRVYSLNNSTGSWMISWQAIMEQCKVHGICGRNGICVYTPEPKCSCPPGYEITEPGNWNKGCKPKINITCSNSLQLKFVKVEKVDFYGFDLNYSTDTSIESCKKSCLDDCQCEAFSYRLNGEARCYTKSALFNGYRSPTFPGSIYLKLPVSVEASEPNDLNGTDPICQDSIFVMGSPSMYDTTGKRVRWAYMYWFALAVGAIEVIFLLLGWWFLYRRHGVPSLVEDGYRALSSQFKRFNYAELKKATKNFKEEIGRGASGVVFKGVLADERVVAVKRLGDLYQGEEVFWAEVSTIGTIYHMNLVTMWGFCSEGTHRLLVYEYVENQSLDKHIFSSGFLGWKERFKVALGTAKGLAYLHHECLEWVIHCDVKPENILLDDDFEPKIADFGLAKLSKRGSYSSEFSQIRGTKGYMAPEWALNLPITAKVDVYSYGVVILEMVKGVRLSNSVVEDGETQESELTRYTRLVKRKIQCGENTWIEDVVDPRLNGKFSEKQVVTLVEVGISCVEEDRNKRPTMDLVVQTLSECETESEVPSPYNH from the coding sequence ATGGGGTTCCAATCCTTATCGTTTCCAAAATTTCCCACTTTTCTCGTTGTTCTTGTTTCCTTGCTCTTATGTTGCGAAACTTTGAAAACCCAGAACTTGTTGCGTGGAGGCTCTTCACTATCGGTTGAGGATGCTTCAGACGTATTAACCTCCCCAGATAAAACTTTCACGTGTGGGTTTTACGGCCTTGGTGAAAATGCTTACTGGTTCTCCATCTGGTTCACCAGTTCTAAAGACAGAACTGTTGTTTGGACGGCTAACCGTGACAGACCAGTTAATGGGCAGGGCTCAAAAGTTACTCTCCGGCGAAATGGTGTCATGATACTAACCGATGTTGATGATTCTGTAATTTGGACGTCTAACATCACCTCAACTGGTGCTGATAGAGCAGAGCTTTGGGATACTGGAAATCTTGTTCTAACGAATGCACATGGTACAATTCTATGGCAAAGCTTTGATTATCCTACTGATACACTTCTTCCAAACCAACTTTTTACGAAGAGCACACAGCTGATTTCCAGATTAGGTAAAGGAAGTTATGCTTCTgggcattttattttatattttgataatgataatgtATTGAGACTGATGTATGATGGACCTGATATTTCAAGTGTGTATTGGCCTGATCTTGATTATAATGTGTTCCAAAATGGAAGAACAACGTATAACAGTACTAGGATAGCTTTTTTAGATGAAACAGGCAGTTTTTTATCCAGTGACAAGTGGGAATTTAGAGCTTTTGATGTGGGCTTGGGAATTAAGAGAAGGCTAACAATGGATGATGATGGGAATCTCAGGGTTTATAGCCTCAACAATTCGACAGGATCATGGATGATTTCTTGGCAAGCTATTATGGAGCAGTGTAAAGTTCATGGGATTTGTGGTAGAAACGGGATTTGTGTGTATACACCGGAGCCCAAGTGTTCATGCCCTCCAGGCTATGAGATAACTGAACCGGGTAATTGGAACAAAGGTTGCAAGCCTAAGATCAACATAACTTGTTCAAACTCACTGCAACTGAAATTTGTTAAGGTTGAGAAAGTAGATTTCTATGGGTTTGATCTCAACTACAGTACGGATACATCAATTGAATCTTGCAAGAAATCATGCTTGGATGATTGTCAGTGTGAAGCATTTAGCTATAGGCTGAACGGGGAAGCGCGTTGTTACACCAAAAGTGCACTTTTCAATGGCTACCGTTCTCCAACATTTCCAGGCAGCATATATCTGAAGCTTCCAGTCAGTGTTGAGGCATCAGAACCTAATGATCTCAATGGTACTGATCCTATATGTCAAGACTCTATATTTGTGATGGGATCACCTTCCATGTATGACACTACTGGCAAGAGAGTGAGATGGGCCTATATGTACTGGTTTGCATTAGCTGTTGGTGCAATTGAAGTTATTTTCCTTCTATTAGGTTGGTGGTTCCTTTATCGAAGACATGGTGTACCATCTTTAGTAGAAGATGGATATCGTGCACTGTCAAGTCAATTCAAGAGATTCAATTATGCTGAACTCAAGAAGgcaacaaaaaatttcaaagaagaGATTGGTAGAGGAGCCTCTGGGGTTGTGTTTAAGGGTGTTTTGGCAGATGAAAGGGTGGTGGCTGTCAAGAGACTAGGAGATTTATATCAAGGAGAAGAAGTGTTCTGGGCAGAAGTGAGCACAATCGGAACCATCTATCACATGAACCTAGTGACAATGTGGGGATTCTGTTCAGAAGGCACACACAGACTCTTGGTCTATGAGTATGTGGAAAATCAATCACTGGACAAGCACATATTCTCTTCAGGTTTTCTTGGATGGAAAGAAAGGTTCAAAGTTGCCTTGGGGACAGCCAAGGGTTTAGCATATCTTCACCACGAGTGCCTTGAATGGGTTATTCACTGTGATGTTAAGCCTGAAAATATTCTTTTGGACGATGATTTTGAGCCCAAGATTGCAGATTTTGGGCTGGCTAAGTTGTCTAAGAGGGGCAGCTATAGTTCTGAATTCTCTCAGATTCGAGGAACGAAGGGTTACATGGCTCCAGAGTGGGCTCTGAATCTACCTATTACTGCTAAAGTTGATGTTTACAGTTATGGAGTTGTGATTCTGGAGATGGTGAAAGGAGTCAGGCTTTCAAATTCGGTGGTAGAGGATGGTGAGACACAGGAATCGGAGCTGACACGATACACCAGATTAGTGAAAAGGAAAATTCAATGCGGGGAGAACACATGGATAGAGGACGTGGTAGATCCAAGATTGAATGGAAAGTTCAGTGAGAAACAGGTTGTAACATTGGTCGAAGTTGGTATATCCTGTGTGGAGGAAGATCGAAACAAGAGACCAACGATGGATTTAGTAGTCCAGACCCTGTCGGAATGTGAAACTGAATCTGAAGTGCCCAGTCCATACAATCATTAA
- the LOC123227734 gene encoding serine/threonine-protein kinase ATG1c-like isoform X2, with amino-acid sequence MAQTTGRARLVGDYWVGRQIGSGSFSVVWHARHRVHGTEVAIKEIVMARLNKKLQDSLISEIDILKRINHPHIIRLHDIIQIPGKLHLVLEYCKGGDLSMYIQRHGCVPEETAKHFMKQLAAGLQVLRDNNLIHRDLKPQNLLLSTDDSNAVLKIADFGFARSLQPRGLAETLCGSPLYMAPEIMQLQKYDAKADLWSVGAILFQLVTGKTPFTGSNQIQLLQNIVKSTELHFPPGAKDLSSDCKDLCHKLLRRNPVERLTFEEFFNHSFLSQRQPDSLLRSRSSSRSTDGSPILESNSVRNIEESSQGYCLPFFPDDDASGAEGSPSFLRRRTSMKSNYGFYIDSKVAVRQAKSNPLNNKDLTSRDGSNVRYKLENTGFRIDSNKFLDDKLSEPPKSMDHRSAESRSRVTDSLELIDQDYVIVSGPPIEVSTCSASISKPSHIPYKSNSPPGTSIASNTTSTAPIPIIGSTNSNTCCIGSLESQSSAPGTSLGSMDIGYAFEQPSTHGLTRIKSLQNYASSITELARGKIEAGRHLEAFSVQLVILAIWKQALHICHTQAASAMDASPSQESIRLRSSCKKHGTPNTEECRDVNTLGLEDMSSQIQREFLREVEHAEELAKVIEPGMPQLFSYFLLEVQRCLMQWRRYFRLPLLWENMVA; translated from the exons ATGGCTCAAACGACGGGGAGGGCCCGGCTGGTGGGGGACTACTGGGTGGGCCGGCAAATCGGGTCCGGTTCGTTCTCGGTGGTGTGGCATGCCAGGCACCGAGTCCATGGAACTGAAGTGGCGATAAAAGAGATCGTCATGGCTCGACTCAACAAAAAGTTACAAGATAGTCTCATTTCGGAGATTGATATTTTGAAGAGGATTAATCATCCACATATCATTCGATTACATGACATAATTCAG ATTCCTGGGAAGTTACATCTTGTATTGGAGTATTGTAAAGGTGGTGATCTTTCTATGTATATCCAACGTCATGGATGTGTTCCGGAAGAAACTGCGAAGCACTTCATGAAGCAGTTGG CTGCGGGATTACAAGTTCTTCGTGACAATAATCTTATACACAGGGATTTAAAACCCCAG AATCTTCTTCTCTCCACAGATGATAGCAATGCAGTTTTGAAGATTGCAGATTTTGGATTTGCAAG GTCTTTACAACCTAGAGGCCTTGCAGAAACCTTGTGTGGTTCACCCCTTTACATGGCTCCAGAGATAATGCAACTTCAAAAATATGATGCCAAG GCAGACCTCTGGAGTGTTGGTGCTATTTTATTTCAGCTTGTGACTGGGAAAACCCCATTTACTGGAAGCAACCAGATACAG TTGCTCCAGAACATTGTCAAATCAACCGAATTGCATTTTCCTCCAGGTGCAAAAGATTTAAGTTCTGATTGCAAAGATTTATGCCATAAATTGTTGCGGCGTAATCCAG TGGAACGTCTGACATTTGAGGAGTTCTTCAATCATTCATTCCTTTCTCAGAGGCAACCAGATAGCCTTTTGAG GAGTAGGAGCTCATCTAGATCAACGGATGGTTCACCAATCCTTGAAAGTAATTCTGTGAGGAACATCGAGGAAAGTTCTCAAGGTTATTGTCTACCTTTCTTTCCAGATGATGATGCTAGTGGTGCTGAGGGGAGCCCTTCGTTTTTGAGAAGGAGAACCTCAATGAAGTCTAATTATGGATTTTATATAGATTCAAAAGTTGCTGTAAGGCAAGCAAAATCAAATCCTTTGAATAACAAGGATCTTACATCCAGAGATGGTAGTAATGTCAGATATAAGTTAGAAAATACTGGTTTTAGGATTGATAGCAATAAATTTTTAGATGATAAACTAAGTGAACCTCCAAAATCCATGGACCACAGATCAGCAGAGAGTAGATCGAGAG TTACGGATTCACTGGAACTAATTGATCAAGATTATGTTATCGTCTCTGGACCCCCCATAGAAGTTTCAACCTGTTCAGCAAGTATATCCAAGCCAAGCCACATCCCATACAAATCTAATAGTCCACCTGGAACATCTATTGCTAGCAACACTACATCGACTGCCCCTATTCCAATCATTGGCTCCACAAACAGTAACACATGTTGCATTGGAAGCCTGGAAAGTCAGAGTTCTGCTCCTGGGACTTCACTTGGATCCATGGATATTGGATATGCTTTTGAGCAGCCATCAACTCATGGCTTGACAAGGATAAAGTCATTGCAGAATTATGCATCTTCTATCACAGAATTAGCACGTGGAAAG ATTGAAGCAGGTAGGCATCTAGAGGCATTCTCAGTCCAGCTTGTGATTCTTGCAATATGGAAGCAGGCACTGCATATCTGCCATACACAGGCTGCCTCAGCTATGGATGCTAGTCCAAGTCAAGAGAGTATTAGATTGAGGAGCTCCTGCAAGAAACATGGTACTCCCAACACAGAAGAATGTCGTGATGTCAACACACTAGGGCTAGAGGATATGTCCTCTCAGATTCAGAGGGAATTTCTCCGGGAAGTTGAGCATGCTGAGGAACTTGCCAAGGTCATTGAGCCTGGTATGCCCCAGTTATTTAGTTATTTCTTACTG GAAGTACAGAGATGCCTGATGCAATGGAGACGATATTTCAGGCTGCCCTTGCTCTGGGAAAACATGGTGGC GTAA
- the LOC123227734 gene encoding serine/threonine-protein kinase ATG1c-like isoform X1, with protein sequence MAQTTGRARLVGDYWVGRQIGSGSFSVVWHARHRVHGTEVAIKEIVMARLNKKLQDSLISEIDILKRINHPHIIRLHDIIQIPGKLHLVLEYCKGGDLSMYIQRHGCVPEETAKHFMKQLAAGLQVLRDNNLIHRDLKPQNLLLSTDDSNAVLKIADFGFARSLQPRGLAETLCGSPLYMAPEIMQLQKYDAKADLWSVGAILFQLVTGKTPFTGSNQIQLLQNIVKSTELHFPPGAKDLSSDCKDLCHKLLRRNPVERLTFEEFFNHSFLSQRQPDSLLRSRSSSRSTDGSPILESNSVRNIEESSQGYCLPFFPDDDASGAEGSPSFLRRRTSMKSNYGFYIDSKVAVRQAKSNPLNNKDLTSRDGSNVRYKLENTGFRIDSNKFLDDKLSEPPKSMDHRSAESRSRVTDSLELIDQDYVIVSGPPIEVSTCSASISKPSHIPYKSNSPPGTSIASNTTSTAPIPIIGSTNSNTCCIGSLESQSSAPGTSLGSMDIGYAFEQPSTHGLTRIKSLQNYASSITELARGKIEAGRHLEAFSVQLVILAIWKQALHICHTQAASAMDASPSQESIRLRSSCKKHGTPNTEECRDVNTLGLEDMSSQIQREFLREVEHAEELAKVIEPGSTEMPDAMETIFQAALALGKHGGVRDLMGDMESAALLYSKAVQLLSFLLKEAPSLILNPPFSLTNSDRYRLQNYIDILNNRQGHSRSQRMALLKCQDQA encoded by the exons ATGGCTCAAACGACGGGGAGGGCCCGGCTGGTGGGGGACTACTGGGTGGGCCGGCAAATCGGGTCCGGTTCGTTCTCGGTGGTGTGGCATGCCAGGCACCGAGTCCATGGAACTGAAGTGGCGATAAAAGAGATCGTCATGGCTCGACTCAACAAAAAGTTACAAGATAGTCTCATTTCGGAGATTGATATTTTGAAGAGGATTAATCATCCACATATCATTCGATTACATGACATAATTCAG ATTCCTGGGAAGTTACATCTTGTATTGGAGTATTGTAAAGGTGGTGATCTTTCTATGTATATCCAACGTCATGGATGTGTTCCGGAAGAAACTGCGAAGCACTTCATGAAGCAGTTGG CTGCGGGATTACAAGTTCTTCGTGACAATAATCTTATACACAGGGATTTAAAACCCCAG AATCTTCTTCTCTCCACAGATGATAGCAATGCAGTTTTGAAGATTGCAGATTTTGGATTTGCAAG GTCTTTACAACCTAGAGGCCTTGCAGAAACCTTGTGTGGTTCACCCCTTTACATGGCTCCAGAGATAATGCAACTTCAAAAATATGATGCCAAG GCAGACCTCTGGAGTGTTGGTGCTATTTTATTTCAGCTTGTGACTGGGAAAACCCCATTTACTGGAAGCAACCAGATACAG TTGCTCCAGAACATTGTCAAATCAACCGAATTGCATTTTCCTCCAGGTGCAAAAGATTTAAGTTCTGATTGCAAAGATTTATGCCATAAATTGTTGCGGCGTAATCCAG TGGAACGTCTGACATTTGAGGAGTTCTTCAATCATTCATTCCTTTCTCAGAGGCAACCAGATAGCCTTTTGAG GAGTAGGAGCTCATCTAGATCAACGGATGGTTCACCAATCCTTGAAAGTAATTCTGTGAGGAACATCGAGGAAAGTTCTCAAGGTTATTGTCTACCTTTCTTTCCAGATGATGATGCTAGTGGTGCTGAGGGGAGCCCTTCGTTTTTGAGAAGGAGAACCTCAATGAAGTCTAATTATGGATTTTATATAGATTCAAAAGTTGCTGTAAGGCAAGCAAAATCAAATCCTTTGAATAACAAGGATCTTACATCCAGAGATGGTAGTAATGTCAGATATAAGTTAGAAAATACTGGTTTTAGGATTGATAGCAATAAATTTTTAGATGATAAACTAAGTGAACCTCCAAAATCCATGGACCACAGATCAGCAGAGAGTAGATCGAGAG TTACGGATTCACTGGAACTAATTGATCAAGATTATGTTATCGTCTCTGGACCCCCCATAGAAGTTTCAACCTGTTCAGCAAGTATATCCAAGCCAAGCCACATCCCATACAAATCTAATAGTCCACCTGGAACATCTATTGCTAGCAACACTACATCGACTGCCCCTATTCCAATCATTGGCTCCACAAACAGTAACACATGTTGCATTGGAAGCCTGGAAAGTCAGAGTTCTGCTCCTGGGACTTCACTTGGATCCATGGATATTGGATATGCTTTTGAGCAGCCATCAACTCATGGCTTGACAAGGATAAAGTCATTGCAGAATTATGCATCTTCTATCACAGAATTAGCACGTGGAAAG ATTGAAGCAGGTAGGCATCTAGAGGCATTCTCAGTCCAGCTTGTGATTCTTGCAATATGGAAGCAGGCACTGCATATCTGCCATACACAGGCTGCCTCAGCTATGGATGCTAGTCCAAGTCAAGAGAGTATTAGATTGAGGAGCTCCTGCAAGAAACATGGTACTCCCAACACAGAAGAATGTCGTGATGTCAACACACTAGGGCTAGAGGATATGTCCTCTCAGATTCAGAGGGAATTTCTCCGGGAAGTTGAGCATGCTGAGGAACTTGCCAAGGTCATTGAGCCTG GAAGTACAGAGATGCCTGATGCAATGGAGACGATATTTCAGGCTGCCCTTGCTCTGGGAAAACATGGTGGC GTAAGGGATCTCATGGGTGATATGGAAAGTGCAGCTTTGTTGTATTCTAAGGCAGTGCAATTGTTAAGTTTTCTGCTTAAGGAGGCACCATCTCTCATACTCAACCCACCATTTTCCCTCACAAACTCAGACCGGTATAGGCTCCAGAATTACATTGATATCCTTAACAACCGACAAGGTCATTCCAGGTCACAGAGGATGGCGCTTCTGAAGTGTCAGGATCAAGCCTAG
- the LOC123227734 gene encoding serine/threonine-protein kinase ATG1c-like isoform X3 yields MAQTTGRARLVGDYWVGRQIGSGSFSVVWHARHRVHGTEVAIKEIVMARLNKKLQDSLISEIDILKRINHPHIIRLHDIIQIPGKLHLVLEYCKGGDLSMYIQRHGCVPEETAKHFMKQLAAGLQVLRDNNLIHRDLKPQNLLLSTDDSNAVLKIADFGFARSLQPRGLAETLCGSPLYMAPEIMQLQKYDAKADLWSVGAILFQLVTGKTPFTGSNQIQLLQNIVKSTELHFPPGAKDLSSDCKDLCHKLLRRNPVERLTFEEFFNHSFLSQRQPDSLLRSRSSSRSTDGSPILESNSVRNIEESSQVTDSLELIDQDYVIVSGPPIEVSTCSASISKPSHIPYKSNSPPGTSIASNTTSTAPIPIIGSTNSNTCCIGSLESQSSAPGTSLGSMDIGYAFEQPSTHGLTRIKSLQNYASSITELARGKIEAGRHLEAFSVQLVILAIWKQALHICHTQAASAMDASPSQESIRLRSSCKKHGTPNTEECRDVNTLGLEDMSSQIQREFLREVEHAEELAKVIEPGSTEMPDAMETIFQAALALGKHGGVRDLMGDMESAALLYSKAVQLLSFLLKEAPSLILNPPFSLTNSDRYRLQNYIDILNNRQGHSRSQRMALLKCQDQA; encoded by the exons ATGGCTCAAACGACGGGGAGGGCCCGGCTGGTGGGGGACTACTGGGTGGGCCGGCAAATCGGGTCCGGTTCGTTCTCGGTGGTGTGGCATGCCAGGCACCGAGTCCATGGAACTGAAGTGGCGATAAAAGAGATCGTCATGGCTCGACTCAACAAAAAGTTACAAGATAGTCTCATTTCGGAGATTGATATTTTGAAGAGGATTAATCATCCACATATCATTCGATTACATGACATAATTCAG ATTCCTGGGAAGTTACATCTTGTATTGGAGTATTGTAAAGGTGGTGATCTTTCTATGTATATCCAACGTCATGGATGTGTTCCGGAAGAAACTGCGAAGCACTTCATGAAGCAGTTGG CTGCGGGATTACAAGTTCTTCGTGACAATAATCTTATACACAGGGATTTAAAACCCCAG AATCTTCTTCTCTCCACAGATGATAGCAATGCAGTTTTGAAGATTGCAGATTTTGGATTTGCAAG GTCTTTACAACCTAGAGGCCTTGCAGAAACCTTGTGTGGTTCACCCCTTTACATGGCTCCAGAGATAATGCAACTTCAAAAATATGATGCCAAG GCAGACCTCTGGAGTGTTGGTGCTATTTTATTTCAGCTTGTGACTGGGAAAACCCCATTTACTGGAAGCAACCAGATACAG TTGCTCCAGAACATTGTCAAATCAACCGAATTGCATTTTCCTCCAGGTGCAAAAGATTTAAGTTCTGATTGCAAAGATTTATGCCATAAATTGTTGCGGCGTAATCCAG TGGAACGTCTGACATTTGAGGAGTTCTTCAATCATTCATTCCTTTCTCAGAGGCAACCAGATAGCCTTTTGAG GAGTAGGAGCTCATCTAGATCAACGGATGGTTCACCAATCCTTGAAAGTAATTCTGTGAGGAACATCGAGGAAAGTTCTCAAG TTACGGATTCACTGGAACTAATTGATCAAGATTATGTTATCGTCTCTGGACCCCCCATAGAAGTTTCAACCTGTTCAGCAAGTATATCCAAGCCAAGCCACATCCCATACAAATCTAATAGTCCACCTGGAACATCTATTGCTAGCAACACTACATCGACTGCCCCTATTCCAATCATTGGCTCCACAAACAGTAACACATGTTGCATTGGAAGCCTGGAAAGTCAGAGTTCTGCTCCTGGGACTTCACTTGGATCCATGGATATTGGATATGCTTTTGAGCAGCCATCAACTCATGGCTTGACAAGGATAAAGTCATTGCAGAATTATGCATCTTCTATCACAGAATTAGCACGTGGAAAG ATTGAAGCAGGTAGGCATCTAGAGGCATTCTCAGTCCAGCTTGTGATTCTTGCAATATGGAAGCAGGCACTGCATATCTGCCATACACAGGCTGCCTCAGCTATGGATGCTAGTCCAAGTCAAGAGAGTATTAGATTGAGGAGCTCCTGCAAGAAACATGGTACTCCCAACACAGAAGAATGTCGTGATGTCAACACACTAGGGCTAGAGGATATGTCCTCTCAGATTCAGAGGGAATTTCTCCGGGAAGTTGAGCATGCTGAGGAACTTGCCAAGGTCATTGAGCCTG GAAGTACAGAGATGCCTGATGCAATGGAGACGATATTTCAGGCTGCCCTTGCTCTGGGAAAACATGGTGGC GTAAGGGATCTCATGGGTGATATGGAAAGTGCAGCTTTGTTGTATTCTAAGGCAGTGCAATTGTTAAGTTTTCTGCTTAAGGAGGCACCATCTCTCATACTCAACCCACCATTTTCCCTCACAAACTCAGACCGGTATAGGCTCCAGAATTACATTGATATCCTTAACAACCGACAAGGTCATTCCAGGTCACAGAGGATGGCGCTTCTGAAGTGTCAGGATCAAGCCTAG